One Acanthochromis polyacanthus isolate Apoly-LR-REF ecotype Palm Island chromosome 6, KAUST_Apoly_ChrSc, whole genome shotgun sequence DNA segment encodes these proteins:
- the LOC127534476 gene encoding uncharacterized protein LOC127534476, with the protein MSDRVLLLMLGHKTKFCKIFDFRVPISPEIQLHVGVHRGLGVHRGLGVHRGLGVHRGLGVHRGLGVHRGLGVHRGLGVHRGLGVHRGLGVHRGLGVHRRLGVHRGLGVHRGLGVHRGLGVHRGLGVHRGLGVHRGLGVHRGLGVHRRLGVHRGLGVHRGLGVHRGLGVHRGLGVHRGLGVHRGLGVHRGLGVHRGLGVHRGLGVHRGLGVHRGLGVHRGLGVHRGLGVHRGLGVHRGLGVHRGLGVHRGLGVHRGLGVHRGLGVHRGLGVHRGLGVHRGLGVHRGLGVHRGLGVHRGLGVHRGLGVHRGLGVHRGLGVHRGLGVHRGLGVHRGLGVHRGLGVHRGLGVHRGLGVHRGLGVHRGLGVHRGLGVHRGLGVHRGLGVHRGLGVHRGLGVHRGLGVHRGLGVHRGLGVHRGLGVHRGLGVHRGLGVHRGLGVHRGCFV; encoded by the exons ATGTCTGACAGAGTTTTGCTTCTGATGTTGGgacacaaaactaaattctgtaaaatatttgattttagagttccaatatctccagaaatacaactgcatgttggtgttcacagaggtctag gtgtccatagaggtctaggtgtccacagaggtctaggtgtccacagaggtctaggtgttcacagaggtctaggtgtccacagaggtctaggtgttcacagaggtctaggtgtccatagaggtctaggtgtccacagaggtctaggtgtccatagaggtctaggtgtccacagacgtctaggtgtccacagaggtctaggtgtccacagaggtctaggtgtccacagaggtctaggtgttcacagaggtctaggtgtccatagaggtctaggtgtccacagaggtctaggtgtccatagaggtctaggtgtccacagacgtctaggtgtccacagaggtctaggtgtccacagaggtctaggtgttcacagaggtctaggtgtccacagaggtctaggtgttcacagaggtctaggtgtccacagaggtctaggtgtccacagaggtctaggtgtccacagaggtctaggtgttcacagaggtctaggtgtccacagaggtctaggtgttcacagaggtctaggtgtccatagaggtctaggtgtccatagaggtctaggtgtccatagaggtctaggtgtccacagaggtctaggtgttcacagaggtctaggtgtccacagaggtctaggtgtccacagaggtctaggtgttcacagaggtctaggtgttcacagaggtctaggtgtccacagaggtctaggtgtccacagaggtctaggtgtccacagaggtctaggtgttcacagaggtctaggtgtccacagaggtctaggtgtccacagaggtctaggtgttcacagaggtctaggtgtccacagaggtctaggtgttcacagaggtctaggtgtccacagaggtctaggtgttcacagaggtctaggtgtccacagaggtctaggtgttcacagaggtctaggtgttcacagaggtctaggtgtccacagaggtctaggtgttcacagaggtctaggtgtccacagaggtctaggtgtccacagaggtctaggtgtccacagaggtctaggtgttcacagaggtctaggtgtccacagaggtctaggtgttcacagaggtctaggtgtccacagaggtctaggtgtccacagaggtctaggtgtccacagaggtctaggtgtccacagag gtctaggtgtccacagaggtctaggtgtccacagaggtctaggtgtccacagag ggtgttttgtgtaa